The region GTAAAAGTGAATTTTACGTTGtttcttcttgaatatctcttctatataataagtgtgtataacgaaaattcttggttttaaccgttttttatttttgtaatgttaattttaacgaaatatttttatatttaatagaatattcttatagtTAACGGGAGTTTGTacatatttaaacttaaataaaataaaataaataattaacaaaattaaaataagatatttttgagatattttacaatgataattatttaaaaataataaataattaaaaatgttaaaatatgatatttttgagaattttacaatgataattatttaaaaataataaaatcatacctttTATAACttcaataaaatttaattaaacttatattcacttattagaatagtattatattaaacatataatataatttactatgaattagcaataaattattttttttaaatctagcacgaaacttaaatttaaaattcacgtataatgtttaatattacattaaacatataatatataatttctgattgtcactcctaaattcaaaaattagaccaaaaataaacttaaataaaaataaataaattatttaattaaaataaaatatttatttaaaatttatatgtcattaatataaatttaataaaaataattaataaattttataaataaaattaagtaaacaTGTTTATATTAtactttatttgtatctagtgtgtgtatatatatatatatataaaaagtagtTGATATTTGGTGAATTGTAaatgtttaatataaaataaaaaaaataaagtttagtaATTTATTTTGAAGAATGGAGTGATCAATCTTGTCAAAATTCGttttcttaaaaatatatattatattataataaataaaagaattgCTTCTTAAACATTCTGTTTTCTTTTTTTCGTTCTTTTTTTGTCCTTTTATCTCAAACTTAAATCCAGTTTCAAAATTTTCCACTCGCCCCTACAAAATTAATCCgttttttgaattttccattttCTTCGGGTCTCTGCTCTCTGGGATTTTCTTTTCCTGGTAGGTTTCTGAAGTTTTAGCAGCCATGGCGGCCAAGTTCGGTTCGTTTAGATACAATTTTGCAGAGAAACGAGAGAGATTGCTGTCGACGAACAAGGGATATTCGGAGCTGGGTACCTTCGTCCCCATAGAAGACGATGAAGAAAACCAATATGAGTCTTCTCGTTGCTGCTCTTTCCGATCGATTTCCGATAGGCTAGTTAGTTGGGTTAGGACGGTACAAGAAGTTTCGACTAAGGCCTGGCAGATGGGTATGTCCGATCCAAGAAAGATCATCTTCTCGGCGAAGATGGGTCTGGCTCTCTCGCTCATTTCGTTGCTGATTTATCTAAGAGAACCGTTTAAGGACTTGAGCCGTTATTCCGTTTGGGCTATTCTCACTGTCGTCGTCGTCTTTGAGTTCAGTATAGGTACCATTTTGTTTATGATATTCATCTgagttttattatatttttattttgtgattgAAAGTAGCTATTTGAGCCAAATAACATGAGTTTCTTTTCAAGGTCAAAAagtcaagagagagagagagagagactgtaCTTGTAATAAAAAAATGGTGAAAgcaagattttttttttgaaggcCTGGTTATAACCGACAtcttaatattaatttattattgacCAAAAAACAAATTGAAGTCAaggaatgttttttttttttaaaaaaattgctcTATAAGTTGGTAGTCTTATTTTGTTTATTCATGTATCCATTGGCTTTCTGCACTTGAAATattaaacttttctttttctctgaCTTTTTTTTTTCGttgtgtgtgtgtatgtgtgtTTTGCTCATTTGGGGAGAATGTTTTCTACAGGAGCAACTCTTAGCAAAGGATTTAACCGTGGTTTGGGTACATTATCTGCTGGAGGGCTTGCTTTGGGCATGGCAGAGCTCTCAAAATGTGCTGGAGAATCGGAAGAAGCTTTAATAATTGCTAGTATCTTTATCGTAGGTAGTATTTATCTTCAAAATGTGATTTCCTTTGTTTTTTTATGTAGCATATTACTCATTATTGTACCTTTTCTTTTTGTTCTCATGATACTTACATTTAGAGTTTTCTTGTTGCTCACTTTGTGGTTGCTAGGATTTTTAGCAACTTATGCCAAATTATACCCAACGTTGAAGCCTTACGAATACGGTTTTCGAGTGTTCATCTTGACATATTGTTTCATTATGGTATCGGGTTATAGGACTGGGGAATTCATTCAAACAGCTGTTACAAGATTCCTTCTCATTGCACTTGGCGCTGGAGTTGGTTTGGGTGTAAATATAGGCATATATCCCATCTGGGCTGGTGAGGATCTTCATAATTTGGTAGCTAAGAATTTCATAGGGGTTGCAACCGCTTTGGAAGGTGATTAAAACACACGCTTGTGACTTTAACTTTGCCAAATACGTGTCTGGCTCATTTTTCTTCCCTGACTTCTTGATGTTTCATTTAGGTTGTGTGCACAATTACCTAAACTGTGTTGAATATGAAAGGGTCCCTTCAAAAATTCTCACCTACCAAGCTTCTTCTGACGATCCACTCTATAATGGGTACAGAGCAGCTGTAGAATCTACAAGTCAAGAAGATGCTCTGGTATTTTGGATTTTTTACTATGATACACAATAGTTTTCTGGGTTATCATTTGTTTGTATTTTAACTCGTTGTGTTTGAAGTTGGGATTTGCTATCTGGGAACCACCTCATGGTCGttataaaatgtttaaatatccaTGGAAGAACTATGTAAAAGTAAGTGGCGCATTGAGGCATTGTGCATTTACTGTCATGGCATTGCACGGATGCATACTCTCAGAAATACAGGTACTATATAACCTTAAAGTCTGACTGTTTCCAATACAGGATATTCGTACAATAGCTTTTTAGAATTGCTTTTGTTGGTTTGACAAGTATAATCTGATCTCCTTGAGAAAGCATTTTAACTTGAGTTTATTTCAGAAGTAGCTTCTTGCTGTTTAGAAGTATTTTTTCTTACGGagaaataaaatttgaatttaatagTACACTGGTATTTGGTCTTGATTGGGTTGTCATGCTCTTCTTCTGTTGTATCTTAAAAAGAGCTGCTGCTAGGCATTGAAGATTATTACATGACTTTATTCACAATCTACTTTGATTGCTTTTGGCAATGCCTTTTAATTAGATGTTACTTTCTTTCTAACTCATTTTTTTGGGTCTGAATTCTCTCGGGACTTTTGTTCGTATTTCATTTTAAaagtttattcattttaattagataTGGTCTTAAATTGTTATCTAGTTCGTTTTTTTCAATGAGGTTGCTAAAACCCAAAGCCACAAGTCCTAAGATAATTTATGCTGTTACGTACATGTTTCTATTATTTGTGCCTGATACATTTCAAGAGGAGTTTTCTTGAATATGTCTTAATGGTGACTATTTAATCCACTAAGACAATTTGATCTTTATGTATTTAGGCTCCACCGGAGAGAAGACTAATTTTCTTTAATGAGCTTAGAAGGGTAGGATCAGCAGGTGCTCAAGTGTTACGTGAACTTGGAAACAAAATTAAAAAGATGGAGAAATTAGGAGAATTGGACATACTTTTAGAAGTGCATGAAGCTGCAGAAGAGTTGCAAAAGAAAGTTGATAAGAAGTCCTACCTTCTTGTCAATTCAGAAAGTTGGGAAATTGGTAACAGGACAAATGAAATTGGTGCACCCCAAGAGTCCTTGAACATGGATGATGAAGAAACCAAGTATCATGAATACAAGTCTTTGAGCGAAGCTGTACTAGATCTCAAATTTGTTTCTGCGCCAAAAAGTTGGGAAAACAATGTTTCCACAGGCACTGCCGGATTCAACCACGACGGCATTAAGTCTTTACCAAGTGCCATGAAGTATACACCTTCAGGTGTTCCCCCTGATAACTTATTCAAGAATACATCATGGCATGCAGGGCTTTCTGTTAATGCCAATGGAGAGTCTACACAAGAAGAATCAAAAACTTATGAAAATGCAAGCGCATTGTCATTAGCTACGTTCACATCTCTTTTGATTGAATTTGTAGCAAGGCTTCAGAATCTTGTTGTCGCATTTGAAGAGTTGAGTGAGAAAGCGAGGTTCAAAGAACCGATAGAGTTACCAGAAACTATGGAATCAAATGGATTTTGGACCAGAATGTTTAGCTGTTGGAAGTCTTAGAATGCAGATCCAAGCACGTAACAACAGTATTTGGTAGTGAAAAGAAAATGGACCTTGCAATGACTACGTCAATGAAGGTCTGCTGCTAGTCACAAGAGTTGATGACACTAATTTTGCTGCTTGAATAACGAATCCTCTATTTTCGACTGGTGATGACTTCCCAAGCTGGCTTAGATGACAAAATTCATATATAGTTCCAATGATGTAAAAAGTCGAGAAAATCTAATTGGGAAATAATAACGTGTAATATGACGATTCAAATCAAATTGATATATTTTCAAATGGCATTTATATTTGTCTTgtttattaatgtttaatttcATGTGGGAAATAAAATGAAATAGAGAACATGAGGCATTCATAAAGCATACCTTGCCTTCTCTTTCGATTATTTTGTGGTCAAATTTGTCCCGTGTGGATTTTCTGCTCAAATATTAAGTTAAGATACGTAAAGATAACTAAAGTTGGatactaattaaaaaaaattaagttgaaAATTCTATCAACTCAAGCACAGATTCCATCTTTTTAGATGAATTCAGAGCTGGAATTTCTCAGCTCCTGTAAAGATCTATTTGAAACTTTCTTCAAACTATATGACGTGAATTTCAACAAGACTTTTATGATGTTCATAAAAAAATAAAGCACTCCACGTCATTTGAACTAAATGAGAATCAATATCCAAATGACACATTACATCGTCAAAAATTGGATTGTTCATTGTTTATTGTCCAACGACAAAGTTATTGTCTATTATCTTATTGAAATTCAATCGGAACCTTTTCAAAATATAAACAATCAATCGAGAttgaaaatatttttgtttaaaatatcatttataaccACAACCAAATTAAAATAtgtatctcttttttttttaataagggAGTAAAATATATACAAATTGAAAAAGTAATTACAAACACTCCAATTTTGCATCAATTACAACAAAATTGGTTGTATATTTTGTGCAAATTTTGAGAAcgcctaattttttttaaggaaagGCTTTTATTCAACATCCGTCTTTAATTTTATAACTTTTAATCAGTGAAGTCTAACCTTTTTAAATTACATTAATTGagtctttaaatattacttatgtTTCTTTACTTCATTAAAAGTCACAATATATATTGTTGTGATTGGTTGAATCACTTAATTTAAGAACATGTGGAAGACACCTCACAATTATGTTATGTTAGTTGGAATCCTATTGCAACCAATGGAGCCCTATTCCAACCAATGACAAAATCTATAAATAGACAATCACAATATCAATACAATATACGATTTTTATGTTGCATGTTTCAAGAGTTAGAACACTTGTGAGTGTTAAGAAAGTGACTGGTGTGTGCTTTGAGAAtgattattttctctattttgaGTTGCGTATTGGAGCAAGACTCCATTGGTGTAATTGGTGATTGCAATGAACTTATACATTGAATAAGAAGTTCTAGCCTTGAGGCTGTTCTGGCCGTGGATGTAAGTACCTAAATGGTACTGAAATACATAAGTGATTATGCATTCTTTGTTCAAGTTTTATGATTTGTTTTTCTTTCATCATTGTGTGTTGTCATTTTATCTTGAAACATATtgattcatgttttattttatctaTTCTTGTTGAGGTGATGTATTCACAACAAGTGGTATCAAAGCCAAGTCGAATTGGTGATCAATAACTAGTCTTGGAAGATCAAGAAACATTCAAGAAAATGGCAAAAACCAAGTTTGAGGTTGACAAGTTCAAGAGTGACAATGATTTTGGTCTTTGGAGGATCAAAATGAAAGATATGCTGGTTCATCAAGGGATAGTTGAAGCCCTTGAAAGCAAGGCATTGGTGGAGCTTGGTGATGATAAGAAGAAACAAGAAGTTCAAACCAAGGCTCATAGTTTAATATTGTTGAGCTTGAGAGATGAAGTGCTTTGAGAAGTGTCACATGAGGAGACAACCATTGAGTTGTGGAATAAGTTGGGTCAATTTACATGAAGAAGTCGTTGGCAAACAAGCTTTACTTGAAGAAGATACTATATACACTATTAAGATGGatgtgttggtttttatagattaaatcagagattatacgtaatgaaacaataatcaaaattgttaatttaaccctaCAAGATttttagatctacttcttcacacatatatatatatatatattgaatcaaagacatgaatagaaaattacctcaagtccttccttgctactatctttttgtatggcaaaaatccttgagatctcacactaagatcttccaaaatgttctcagcacacaaagaacgagtgtgggctcgctatacaaaataataggcaaaactatttatcaaatgttctcaacacatgagatctgattaaatttggacctaagtttgtaaagaacagtgacctatgcttgtatcactgttttCTTTCTCTTAGACAGATTTCACAAtttattttctatccctgaaaagtatggttctgaaaaactgatatcccatatttaatatatccaatatattaaaaataaaatattagttattttaaacaatttgaaattaactaatcagttattagcttttatttaaataataatattttaatcatattacgatatctcattatttatttaatatttaaataactaaaattgtggaatcaagaaacCACCAAGAGCTTgttatgtgtgtagcacagtgactgaacactgtgctacacgtgcaCCACATGctaaggaaggcatgtgatttttcataattttttttattattatttaaataccaaaattctaaaaaataaattaattcaaaattaattatatttttgttaaatcaaataattaattaattctcaattaattaattacacataattatataataattatgtttagtgcatagaaaaatattttacttatcaaataagtcattttgtaCATTTTTGTATTTACAGTCAGAGTTTGTttaagccatttcggggaccatggtgttggtttttattgatcaaataagcgattatacgcagcagaacaacaatcaaattgtcagtttaatcccaaaagatttctagatctacttctttacatgcatatatatattgaatcaaagacaagaatagaaaaattaccttcggtccttccttgctgctatctttttgtatggctaaatccttgagatctcacactaagatcttccaaaatgttctcagcacacaaagaacgagtgtgggctcgctatacaaacaataggcaaaaatctatttatcagatgttctcaacacatgagatctgataaagtttggacctaggttttgtgaagaacaatgacttttgtttatctcattgttctctttctctgagagagatttctagatatttttctctccttgaaaagttacgttctgtaaaactgatatcctatatttaatatatcaaatatattaaaatatttgttattttaaacaatttaaaataactgatcaattatcagatttttgtttaaataataatattttaatcatattaaaatatctcattatttatttaatatttaaataactaaaattgtggaaccaagaaactgatcacaatctcttatgcgtgtagcacagtgactgtgcactgtgctacacgtgtaccacatgctagTGGCatatgatttttcccaatttttattattatttaaataccaaaaatcctaaaaaataaattaattcaaaattaattatatttttgttaaataaaataattaattaattacacataattaaataataattatgtttgatacatagaaaaatattttacttatcacacaagtcctttttgcccatttttgtgtttacctttgtccgtgattgtttgagccatttcggggaccattgacctataacattaagctccaataaataaattaaataattaaactctttaattataatagttaatttattaattctgatattactccactataaattcagaattgcactctttatgttatagatatacttttacagaaatcttttcttaagtcgtccattgatataaccatcttacaatagttcaaccctataattaattagttcataaattagaatggaagaattaccattttacctttctaatttacttcttattccttaagtaccattaattcactagtgaataattaatctataatctaattatagatttgagctcaaaatcattaagttccagaattaacccttaagggaactaatatacgatccgttaggaaagattagattccgtattgttgatacatgttcccagccatccataatattaaatctccaaaacaaaagtcattagcctcattctttgaagagaccttaacgaatgaatcaaaagatttaataaacatgaacaggagttcatgaacactcaggatttaggttgatctataaatgatcatcagttatgatatgaattacaagtctttattgttaaatggtttttggataaagactttaattcatatcgttccatgtcatatataatcatattatataaagcacctttaccgagatgtctttccacatcaataatccgaatctagattatttgtatcattatgatactcagtaaaccgtacttacaactccaattaaagaattccctaactttaatttgttgttgttgactatttttattcattcatgtgatcttaattctctcgtactaatacaagatcacatcgtCAATAATGAATacggaatttttctgatatttacaaaattattcaaacaataatttaacaatctaaatctaacaataataataaactattgtatttaaaaaataaatttctttacatgcttttaggacacactcctaacaatctcccacttgtacttaaagcaagtgaggcatttctctcaatcccatattacgtacatgacccttaAATTtatttgcaggaagcgtcttcgtgaacgggtctgcCAGGATGTGTTTTGATACGACTTCAAAATGGACACATCTCcactatgtacgatttctctgactaactggtatttgcgctctatatgctttgccctcttgtggcttcttggttctttagaattggccactgctccactgttgtcacagtaaagaacaagtggtttctccacttctggaacaactttcagatcgGAGTAGAACCTTTCAAGTCACtgagcctccttagctgcttcacaagccgctatttactcggcttccatggtggagtctgcaatgctggtttgtttaatacttttccagactaatgctcctcctccaacaataaacactgatccagaagtcattttctgactatctctttctgattga is a window of Humulus lupulus chromosome 4, drHumLupu1.1, whole genome shotgun sequence DNA encoding:
- the LOC133830882 gene encoding aluminum-activated malate transporter 9-like; translation: MAAKFGSFRYNFAEKRERLLSTNKGYSELGTFVPIEDDEENQYESSRCCSFRSISDRLVSWVRTVQEVSTKAWQMGMSDPRKIIFSAKMGLALSLISLLIYLREPFKDLSRYSVWAILTVVVVFEFSIGATLSKGFNRGLGTLSAGGLALGMAELSKCAGESEEALIIASIFIVGFLATYAKLYPTLKPYEYGFRVFILTYCFIMVSGYRTGEFIQTAVTRFLLIALGAGVGLGVNIGIYPIWAGEDLHNLVAKNFIGVATALEGCVHNYLNCVEYERVPSKILTYQASSDDPLYNGYRAAVESTSQEDALLGFAIWEPPHGRYKMFKYPWKNYVKVSGALRHCAFTVMALHGCILSEIQAPPERRLIFFNELRRVGSAGAQVLRELGNKIKKMEKLGELDILLEVHEAAEELQKKVDKKSYLLVNSESWEIGNRTNEIGAPQESLNMDDEETKYHEYKSLSEAVLDLKFVSAPKSWENNVSTGTAGFNHDGIKSLPSAMKYTPSGVPPDNLFKNTSWHAGLSVNANGESTQEESKTYENASALSLATFTSLLIEFVARLQNLVVAFEELSEKARFKEPIELPETMESNGFWTRMFSCWKS